The Porphyrobacter sp. HT-58-2 genome segment CCGGCGCGCAAGGGTGGCAGCCCGGAAAAGGCGCGGGTGGCCATGGTGTAGGCGATCAGCGCGGAGGCTCCGCCGTACAATGTGCGTCCCTGCATCCAGTCGGCGGCGTGGGTCAGGCGGGCAGGGCCGGGCTGGCCGGTGATGGGTTCGAGCAGGCTGGCAATGGTCATGGCCGATGCCATGCCGCCTGCTGCGCGCCTCGTCCAGATTGACGTTAGGGAAGGGGCTCGCCCAATCATACATTGCCAAGGGCGCGCCGAATCGCTAGTGCGCCGCTTCCGTTCGGGGCATCGTCCCCGGAAGGCTCGGCCCGATGGCGGAGTGGTGACGCAGCGGACTGCAAATCCGTATACGCCGGTTCGATTCCGGCTCGGGCCTCCACCTTTGCATTGCGCCCGCGTCCCGGCACCATTAGGGGCGCGAGCAGGAATGCCGCTTTAGCTCAGTCGGTAGAGCACATCATTCGTAATGATGGGGTCACGTGTTCGAGTCACGTAAGCGGCACCATTTTCCGCCTATCGCCGTTCTCCAGACCTGCTCGGGTAGGCGGGCCGTGCCGCGCGTGGTTAGCTTATTCGCCTAAGGTACAATTGGCCAGCGCCGCTCCGAAGCGCACATTCGGCTCAGAAGGCCGTGTGGCGAGAGGAGAAGCACCATGCTTGAGCAGGCTTTGAGCAATTTCGAAGGCAAGTCCCTGATCAAGGGCAAGTACGACAATTTCATCGGCGGCCGCTGGACCCAGCCGGTAAAGGGTCAGTATTTCGACAATATCTCGCCCGTGAACGGCAAGCGCGTGTGTCAGGTGGCGCGCGGCAGCGCTGAAGATATCGAGCTGGCGCTCGACGCCGCGCACAAGGCCAAGGCCGCCTGGGGGCGCACCTCGACCACCGAGCGTGCGAACATCCTCAATCGCATCGCTGATCGGATCGAGGCCAATCTCGACATGCTGGCGCTGGTCGAGACGATCGACAACGGCAAGCCGATCCGCGAGACGACCGCCGCCGACCTGCCGCTGGCGGTTGATCACTTCCGCTATTTCGCCGGGTGCCTGCGCGCACAGGAGGGCGGGATTTCGGAGATCGATCACGACACCATCGCCTACCATTTCCACGAACCGCTGGGCGTGGTCGGCCAGATCATCCCCTGGAACTTCCCGCTGCTGATGGCGGTATGGAAGCTCGCCCCGGCGCTGGCAGCTGGCAATTGCGTGGTGCTGAAGCCCGCCGAACAGACCCCCATGAGCATCATGGTGCTGATGGAAGTGATCGGCGACCTCTTGCCCGAAGGCGTCGTCAACGTCGTCAACGGCTTCGGCATTGAGGCGGGCAAGCCGCTCGCCACTAGCCCGCGCATCGCCAAGATCGCCTTCACCGGGGAAACCACCACCGGACGGCTGATCATGCAATATGCCTCCGAGAACCTGATCCCCTGTACGCTCGAACTGGGCGGCAAGAGCCCCAACATCTTCTTTGCCGATGTGATGCGCGAGGATGACGACTATCTCGACAAGGCGCTGGAAGGTTTCGCGATGTTCGCGCTCAACCAGGGCGAGGTCTGCACCTGCCCGAGCCGCGCGCTAGTCCACGAATCGATCTACGACCGCTTCATGGAAAAGGCGATTGCCCGGGTGAACGCGATCAAGCTGGGCAGCCCGCTCGATTTCGACACCATGATCGGGGCGCAGGCTTCGAACGATCAGCTGGAGAAGATCCTGAGCTACATCGAAATCGGCAAGGGCGAAGGCGCGAAGGTGCTGGCCGGCGGTGGCCGCCATATCCACGAAGGCGAACTGGTAGAGGGCTACTACGTCAAGCCGACCGTGCTCGAAGGCCACAACAAGATGCGCATCTTCCAGGAGGAAATCTTCGGCCCGGTGCTGTCGGTGACCACCTTCAAGGACAATGACGAGGCGCTCGCCATCGCCAACGACACGCTTTACGGCCTCGGCGCCGGGGTGTGGAGCCGCGATGCCAACACCTGCTATCGCTTCGGCCGCGCGATCGAGGCGGGCCGGGTGTGGACCAACTGCTACCACGCCTACCCGGCCCACGCGGCCTTCGGCGGCTACAAGCAGTCGGGCATCGGGCGCGAGAACCACAAGATGATGCTGGAACACTACCAGCAGACCAAGAACCTGCTCGTCAGCTACAGCCCCAAGGCGCTGGGCTTCTTCTGAGCCAGGTCACCGCAAGTCGCGTCTCCCGCACCACCTCTCTCTCTGGCGCGCGGCTTGCGGAAGTCCCCACGGGGCGGATGGCTCATCACGGGTTGTCCGCCCCGAACTTGTTCGTGAGGAGAGAGGCAAAGTGAACCAGCCAGCACGCCCGCCCGCCCGCATTCTGGCGACCCCGGCGGCGCAGGAATGGATCGAACGGCTGACGGCAAGCCACGGACCGCTGATGTTCCATCAGTCAGGCGGCTGCTGTGACGGATCCGCGCCGATGTGCTTCGTGCGCGGCGAATTCCGGGTGGGTGGGCAGGATGTGCTGCTCGGCCATATCGCAGAGGACACTCCGGTTTGGATCGGTGCGCGCCAGTTCGAATATTGGCGCCATACTCAGATCACCATCGACGTGGTGCCCGGTCGTGGTTCTGGCATGAGCCTGGAGGCGCCCGAAGGCGTGCGTTTCGTTACCCGTAGCCGGGTTTTCAGTGATGAAGAGGCCGCCATGCTCGCAGCCACCGGCGATCCTGCGTCGGGGGCGGACTGGTCGGCGGAGTGATCCTCCATGCGGGGCCTTAAATCACTTGCCGCAGGGAAAAAATTCCAACACACTTGCGTAGGGGAGAGGGCAATGCCCTCTCGGGAGACTTGGGAGAGACCATTGCACGCACCGCGCCCTTCGGCGGCTGGCGGTCTTGTCGTTGCAAGTTCGCACGCTGCCTGCCCGGATGAGGCTGTCGCTGAAATCGCGCGCGCGATTGACGGACGCGCGTTGGCCGGCGGGATCATCTTCTGTTCCAGCCGCTATCCGCGCGAAGAACTGGCAGCGGCACTTGGTCGGCGCATTGGGGGTTTTCCGCTCGCAGGATGTACGAGCGCGGGCGAAATCACCGGACGCGGTTATGATGTCGACAGCCTGCAATTCATGGGCTTCCCGGCCGAGGATTTCACCTTCCGGGTGCTGCACGTCACCGACATCGACGGTTTCGATCGTGAGGATGCCCAGCGCCAGATTCGCCACCTTGTCGCAAATGCCAAGCATGAGGGGCGCATTCTGGGCGAAGCGGCCAGCCAGGTGGCCTTGTTCCTTGTCGACGGGCTTTCGCACCGTGAGGAATTGCTGACCATGACGGTGCAGGATGCGCTGGGCGACATACCGTTGATCGGCGGGTCAAGCGGCGACGGCTTGCTGTTCAGCGAAACCGGGGTGCTGTGCGAAGGGGCATTCCGCAGCGGGACAGCAGCGATCGTGATGCTGACCAGCGCGCGCCCGATGCAGGTCTATTCCGAGTGTTTCTATGAACCCGGCGCGGCCCGGATGGTGGTGACGGCGGCTGACCCGGAAAAGCGTATCGTCCATGAAATCAACGCGAGCCCTGCCGCCGACGAGTATCGCCGTCTTGCAGGTTCAGCGGGGGCCGAGCTCGACACCGCCTTTTTCGCTGCCCACCCGCCGATGGTGCGCGCTGGCGGCACCTATCATGTTCGCGCGATCCAGACCGCCAACCCCGACGGCAGTCTGACCTTCTATGGCGCCGTCGATCGCGGGATCGTGCTGGGGATCGGCGAGCCGGTGGACAAGATCGCCCGGATGGAAGGCTTCTTCGCCCGGATGCGCGACGAGGTGGGCGAGATCGACCATGTCCTGTGCTTTGATTGCGTTTTGAACCGCATCGATGCCGAGATCAGCCAGACCGCGGGCCGGGTGTCGGACATCTATGCGAGGAACCGGGTGGCAGGTTTCAGCACCTATGGCGAACAGTTTCGTGCCGCCCATCTCAACCAGACGCTGAGCTGTCTGGCCATTGGTCGCTGATGATGGCCGCGCCCGAAAGCGACGAGGTTGCCCGGCTGACCGAAAAGGTGCGCAAGCTCGAAGCGATCAACGCCGCGCTGATGGACCGTGTCGAACGCGCCAGTGACCTTCAGGGTGGCGCCTTCTCGCTGTTCGAGAATGCGATCACGCTGGAGGCGATGGTGCGGGGACGTACCGGAGAGCTTGAAGAAGCCATGGTCAAGCTTGCTTCGATCAACGCCCAGATCGAAGCTGCTCACCACGATGCCGATGCTGCGCGCGCGCGTCTGCGCGATGCGATCGAATCCCTCAGCGACGGCTTTGCTCTGTTCGATGCCGACGACCGGCTGGTGATGTGCAATACCGCCTTTCTCAGAATCTGGCCCGAATTCCGCGACGTGGTCGACAGCCGCCCCACCTTCGGCGAACTGGTCGATCTCCTGTCAGGAAACGGTAGCGCAATCGGATCGCTGGTCGCCCCCGAACGCTGGAAGCAGGATCGGCTCGCTCGCCATCGCAACGCCGGTGCGCACGTCCAGTTGCTGTCCGATGGTCGCTGGCTGCAAATCAACGAGCTGCGTACCAGTGAAGGCGGAACCGTCAGCATCTATACCGATATCACCAGCGTAAAGGCCGAGGATGCCCGCCAGCGCGCTCGGGAATTGGCAGAGCGTAACCTCGCGCTGCAGTCCACGCTCGATACCCTGTCGGAAGGCGCCTGCCTGTTCGGGCCGAAGGGGCAGCTTCAGGCTTGGAACGACGAACTGGCGAACATGCTGCGGTTGAACCGCGACATCGAGGGCCATATCGGCACCCACGCGGCTTTCGTGAACCACTGTATCGAACAATGCCGGCTGGACCGGCCGCAGGCGGTCGAATGGCGCGAAGGGCGCGGGCCAAGGATCAGCACCGAATGCATGCTGGGCAGCCGCAATTTCGTGATCCGTTCGGTGACGCTGGCGACTGGCGGCATGGCCTTTGCCTTTGACGACGTGACCGACCGCATCCGCTTCCAGAAAAGCATGACCGAAGTCGCAGAGACACTCGACCGGGCGGTCAAGCAGCGCACCGCCGAACTGGTCGAAGTCAACCGCCAGCTGGCAGAGGCGAAGGATGAGGCGGAACTCGCCAACCAGTCCAAGACCCGCTTCCTTGCCGCAGCCAGCCATGACCTGCTGCAACCGCTCAACGCGGCGCGGCTGTTCGTTTCGGCGCTGGATCAGAAACGGTTGGCCGAAAGCACGCGCGGGCTGGTCGATCAGACGGCAATCGCGCTCGATTCGGTCGAGGATCTGCTGGAATCCCTGTTCGAGATCTCGCGCCTCGATGCCGGGGCGATTCAGCCGGAAATCCGCGTCATCGATCTCGACCGGATGCTCTCGGCGCTGCGGGTCGAATTCGCGCCGCTCGCCCGTTCGCGCGGGCTTGTGTTCGATGTTGCGCATACCGGCCTGTTCGTCACGAGCGATGCACAGATGCTCCGCCGGGTGCTGCAGAACCTTGTTTCGAATGCGATCCGCTATACCGCCGCGGGCAAGGTCGAGGTGACGGCGCGGCGTGAGGGCGATCAGGTGACGGTTGCCATCATCGATACCGGCCCGGGTATCGCCCGGCATGAGCAGGCCTTCGTGTTCGAGGAGTTCCGGCGTCTCGATGCGACGCGCAAGATCCCGGGACACGGGCTTGGCCTTGCAATCGTGCGGCGCAGCTGTGCCAAGCTCGGCCACAGGATCGCGCTGCAATCGGCGCTGGGCGAGGGGTCGACCTTCGCCATCACGCTGCCTGCGGCTGAGGCTGCGCGCAGCGATTCCCCGTCGCCGATTCGGCCCGGTCGTCGCCAGGCCGCTGCTTCAGGTGCCATCCTGGTGATCGACAACGACGAATCGATCCTCGCCGGAATGCGCGCCTTGCTGGAAAACTGGGGGCATGCGGCGATTACTGCGGTCAGTCCCGATCATCCCGAAGTGATCGCAGCGGCGCGATCGGGCCTGTCGCTTATGCTGGCGGATTATCATCTCGAAGACAGCCTGACCGGCGATGAAGCGGTTGCCCGGATCCGTGCTGTGCATGGCGGCAATCTGCCCGCCGCCATTGTCACGGCAGACCGCAGCGAGGAAGTCCGCGCCAAACTCGACGCGGCAGGCCTGCCGATCCTGACCAAGCCGGTCAAACCTGCCCAGCTGCGCGCCTTGCTGCGGCAGTTGGCCATGCCAGCCTAGAGCGTTTTCCAGTCAGGTGGAATCACCTGACGGTTCGGAAAACGCGGCAAACCAATAAATTAGAGCGGTTGATCTGGCGCAGCCAGATCGGAATCCGCTCTAGCCTTCGAACCCGACCCGTCCGGCGAGGATCACCGCCTGCGTGCGGCTGAACACGTTCAGCTTGCACAGGATGGCTGACACGTGCGCCTTGACGGTGGTCATCGATATGTCGAGCTCGTGCGCGATCTGCTTGTTCAGCCGCCCCGCGACCAGATGGCCGAGCACCACCCGCTGCTGCGGGGTGAGGCTGTCGATCAGCTTGCGGATCTTTTCCTCTTCCTCGTCGGCAAGAGGATCGCTTTGCAACTCACCCGGGACATAGATCTCGCCGGAAAGCACTTGCTGAATAGCGTCGATGATTGTTGTCCGGTCCAGCGTCTTGGGCAGAAAGCCCGCCGCTCCGGCGGCAAGCGCATCGCGCACGGTCACGCGGTCATAGGAGCCCGAGACCATCACCACCGGCAGGCTTGGAAAATCGGCCCGCAGCTGTTCGAGCGCGGAAAAGCGCGATGCATCGGGGATGTTGAGATCGAGCAGCACGATATCGGGATCAGGCGCAGCTTCAAGTTGGGTCAGGGCCTCGGTGAAGCTGCCCGCCTCGGCAATGGCGCAATCGGGGAAGCTGGACAGGAGGATCGCACGCAGCCCGTCGCGGATAAGGGCGTGATCATCGACAATCAGAACGCTTTCGAGCGGTGGGGCGTCGGTCATGGCGGTGTCCTAGCGCGGCGATCGGGAAAGAAAAAGACGGGCGGAGCGCTGTGGCCCCGCCCGTCCTTGCGGCCCTTACTTGGGCAGCTTGAAGACCCAGAGCGATCCGCCCTGGCTGATTTCCTTGAAGGTTTTGGCGACCTCGCCGCCCCACAGCGGCACCGCGCCGCCCCAACCGGACATGACCGCGACATATTGCTCGCCGTCCATCTCCCAGGTCACGGGCGAGCCCACCACGCCGGAACCTGTCTGGAACTTCCACAGCTCCTTGCCGGTCTTGGCGTCGAAGGCCTTGAGGTAGCCTTCGGGCGTACCGGTGAAGACCAGATTGCCACGGGTCGTCAGCACACCGCCCCACAGCGGCGCCTTGTTGAGGTATTCCCACACAATTCTGCCGGTCTTGGGATCGATCGCGCGCAGCGCACCGATGTGATCATCGGCAATCGGCTTGATGGTAAAGCCGGCGCCAAGATAGGCGGCGCCTTTCTTGTAGGCGATGGGTTCGTTCCAGATGTCCATGCCCCAGTCGTTGGAGGGGACGTAGAACATCTCGGTGTCGGGCGAATAGGCCATCGGCATCCAGTTCTTGCCGCCGAGGAAGCTCGGGGTGGCGAAGACCGATTTGCCCTTGTCCGCTTCGCCCGGCGCGCCGGGACGATTGTCGACATTATAGACCGGGCGACCCGTCTTGAGGTCAATCTTGCTTGCCCAGTTGGGCTGCATCACGAATGGGGTGGCATTCATCAGCTTCCCGTTGGTGCGGTCGAGAATGTAGAAGTAGCCATTGCGGTCGGCCTTGGCGCCAAGCTTCATTGTCTTGCCCTTGAACTCGCCGTCAAAGGGGATGAACTCGTTCACGCCGTCAAAGTCCCAGCCGTCGTTGGGTGTGGTCTGGTAATGCCACTTGATCACCCCGGTGTCGGGATCGATCGCTATGGTCGAGGCGGTGTAGAGGTTGTCGCCCGGGCGCAGGTGGCTGTTCCACGGGGCCGGGTTGCCGGTGCCGAAGAAGACGAGATTGGTGTCGGGGTCATAGGTGCCGCCGAGCCAGGTCGCGCCGCCCCCGGTTTTCCACATGTCGCCTTGCCAGGTCGCATTGGTCTTGCCGGTGATGCCGTTGTCCTTGCCATTGAGGGTTCCCATGTGGCCTTCGATGACAGGGCGGGTCCAGACCACTTCGCCTGTATCGACATTGCGGGCCTGCACTTCACCCACGATCCCGAATTCGCCGCCGGAATTGCCGGTTATGACAAGGTTCTTGACGATGATCGGCGCAGCGGTGGCGGAATAGCCCGCTTTGTAGTCGGCGGTCATCTTGTTCCAGATCACCTTGCCGGTCTTGCGATTGAGCGCGACCAGTCGCGCATCGAGCGTTGCGAAGATCACCTTGTCGCCGTGGATCGCCGCGCCGCGGTTGACCACGTCGCAGCAGGGCATGATGCCGTCGGGCAGGCGATGGTTGTACTCCCACATCTTCTCGCCTGTGCGCGCATCGAAGGCGAACATGCGCGAATAGGAGCCGGTGACATAGATCACGCCGTCATAGACGATCGGCTGCGATTCCTGCCCGCGCTGCTTTTCCCCGCCGAGCGACGCGGCGAAGGCCGGCACCATGCGCGCGACATTTTCGGTGTTGATCGCATCAAGCGGGCTGAAGCGCTGTTGCTGCGGCCCCATGCCATAGGTCAGGACATCGCCGGTCGATGCGGCGTCATCCATCAGCTGATCCATGGTCGGCCCGTCTTCGGCCAAGGCCGGTGCCGTCAAGGCGATGCCGGCGAGCGCGGCGCTCGCGGCGAGAATAGTGGTCAAGCCCTTCATCGTTCCCTCCTCGTTGTGTTCTTCGTTTCCCGCTGGCCATGCAGGCTGCTGACGGGTGACGCCCCATAAGGAGCGTCCAGACTACCCCCCTTGGCCGATGCAACAATTGAACCTTGGAACTAGGCAGCGCGGTCAGCCGATGGTGCGCGTTGCGGCCGCCGCCTGCCAGGTGACCCCATGCTTCGCGAACAGCGCGGCCATCCGGCCATCGGCGGTCATCGCCGTCACGATATCCTCGACCGCGAAGCCCAGCGTGCGGCTGTCCTCGCGTACCGCCATGCCGATATCCCAGCCCGGCGAGGGCATCATCGGCAAGGGGCTCTTGCGCAGCTTTGCGCCGCTGCCTGAACGTTCCGCGATCGAGGCTTCGATCTGGGCGCGGGTTGCGACTGCCATGGTCGCTTCGCCGTCATGCACCGCGACCGCAGCGGAATAGCCGTTGGGATAATGTGCCACATCCCCGCGCAGAATGCCGCCGAACCCACCGACAAGGTAGAAATCCGGCACCGAATCGATCTCGGCTGCCACCCTGCTGCCGACAAACCGCTGCGGCGGCATCTCGCAGTCGCGGGCGTCGGAGGAACACAGCGCGGTGAATTCCTCGCGGTAATAGGGGGCGACAAACACCACCTGATCCTCGCGCGCGGACAGCTGCATGTCGAACGGCACGTGCAACATCAGGTCGCAGCGCCTGAAGCCCAGCAGCCCCCCGCGCCAGATAACGTTGCGCAGATCGTCTGAGAGTTCCTCGTCGGCGGTGAACAGCGCGATTTCGGATCTGACGCCAAGCTGTTCGGCGATTGCCATGGCAAGATCGACGTCGATCCCGGCGGGCCTGCCACCACCCAGATCCCATGACCATGGGCGGTTGTCGGCATAAAGACCCACGCGCAGAACGCCCAGTTCCCTGACCCGCGCCAGCGGTGCCGCGCCCAGTGGCCCGGAAAGCGCCATGGCGCAGCCCGCACCGATCGCACCGGCCAAAAACCCCCTGCGGGTATCGGCCACCTTATTCTTCCGTGTACTTCGTTTCGAGGAAGGCGCGGATCGCCCAACCGGCTTTCTGGCCCAGGACGTCTCCGAAGGGCGGCATATAGACCTTGCCATCGTGGCTCGATCCGTTGCGATAACGCTCCATGTACCACTGATCGCCCGAAGCACCGAGTTCGAGGTAGCGCAGGTCAGGCGCAATCCCGCCCGAAATCGCTTCCAGCCCGTGGCAGCGTGCGCAATTCTGGTTGTAGGCCGACGAACCGATCTCGATCGCGCGGGTGTTGCCGCTATACGGATTTTCCTCAAGCCATGCCTCGCCGATGTCGGGCAGGTCCGACGTGTCAACGGCTTGCGGCGTCACGTCGCCATGGGCCATGATCTGCGGCCCGGCGACCAGCGCCAGAGAGGCGATTGCTGCACCTGCCAGGATGCGTCCCGCGTAGTTCTTCATCTCACAAACCCCTTTTGTGCCTCAGGTGCTGTGCCGGCAGGCGCAGCAACAATCTCCCGTGGCATCAGATTACGCGTAAGCCCCCGAATCCCCATTGCACTTTGGTACAATCGCGGGTCGCAAGCGTGTCTGTAGGATGCGGGACATGATGTTTCGTCACAGCTTTATGGCCTTGGCCGCAGCTCTGGTCGCCAGCTCCGGCGCGGCTCAGACCGCCTATGTCAGTAACGAACGCGGCTCCACCGTCAGCGTGATCGATGTCGCCAGCGGCACCGTGATAGACACCTTCGATGTCGGCCAGCGCCCGCGCGGGATCCTGTTGAGCAAGGACGGCAAGTATCTCTACATCTGCGCCAGCATCGACAACGCGGTGGAGATCCGCGATGCGAAGACCGGCGCACTGATTGCGGTGATGCCTGCGGGTAATGATCCCGAACAATTCTTCCTTTCGCCTGATGGCCGCCACCTGTTCGTCGCCAACGAGGATGACGCGGCGGCCACCGCCATCGATCTCGAAGCCCGCAAGGTCGCCTGGCAGGTCGAAGTCGGCGAGGAGCCCGAAGGCATTGCCGTCAGCCCGGATGGCAAGTGGTTGCTGGTTGCCAGCGAGGAAGAGAACATCGTCAGCTGGATCGACGTTGCCACGCGGGAAACCATCGCCGAGCTCGAAACTGATGCGCGGCCCCGGCATATCGAATTTACCCCCGATGGCCGCCACGTGTGGATCGCCGCCGAGATTGGGCAGACCGTCCACGTGGTCGACGTCGCCAGCCGCGAAATCATCGACACCATCGCTTTCGCGCCGCCTGGAGCCATGGCGTACAAGGTGCTGCCCTGCGGTATCCGCTTCACGCCCGACGGCACGACCGCGGTCATCGCGCTGGGCCGGGCGGATTCGATCGCACTGGTCGACGTCGCAAGCCGCACCGTGCGCTCCTATGTCAAGACGGGTGGGCGACCCTGGCACCTTGCCATCACCGCCGATGGCAAGCGCGCTGTGGTTGCAAATGGCACCAGCAATGATGTTGCCGTTGTCGATCTCGCCAGTGCCAGCGTGGTGTCGCGCATCCCGGCCGGTGAAGGCCCGTGGGGGGTGGTGCTGGCGGAGTAGGGCGGTTCAACACACAGAATTTATGACCAATGAGGGCCGCCCAAGCGGCCCCGGCAGGAGGGGTGCAATGCGGAATTCGAAGGGCCTCATGCTGGCCAGTGCAGCGCTGTCTTTGCCGGCGGTAGCGCAGGCCGAAAGCGCAGCGGCAGGGCAGGAGGAAGCCCTGACGACCATCATTGTCACGGGCATCGTTCCCGATGACAGCCGGTTGATGCCCGGTTCGCGCGATGTGGTGGAACGTGAGGACATCGAGGAGCGCGCCCCGATCTCGCTGCGCGACCAACTGATCGCGATTCCGGGCATCAACGTGGTCGAGGAGGATGCGGGAGGGCTTGCGCTCAACATCGGTATCCGCGGGCTCGATCCGCGCCGCTCCTCGCGCATCCTGCTGATGGAGGACGGGGTGCCGATCGCGCTGGCGCCCTATGGCGATCCCGCAGCGCATTACGCCCCGCCAGTCGAACGGATCGAGCGGATCGAGGTGGTGCGTGGGTCCGGACAGATCCTCTACGGGCCGCAGACCGTGGGGGGGATGATAAACTTCGTCTCCACCCCTGTCCCTACTGACGGGGCGATGGTGCGCGGCGAGGCGCGCGGCGGGACGCGCGGGTTATACGGATTTCAGGGCGCGCTGGGCACCGGTAGCGAAAAGGGCGGCGTCCTGATCGAGGCGACCGCGCGCGGCGGTGACGGTATCCGCGACAGTCACGATTTCGACATCTGGGAGGTGTTGGCAAAGGGCCGGGTAATGCTGGGCGAAACGCATGAGCTGCGCCTGCGCGCCAGCCATTATCAGGAACGCTCCAACATCACCGAGACGATGCTCGGCACGCTGGAATACGAGGCCGATCCGTTCCAGGCCCCGACCGGCCGGTTCGACCGTTTCGAGCAGGACCGCACCCATCTGCAGGCCAGCCATGTCTGGACGCCAGGCGACAAGGTGCAGCTGACCACCACCGGGTATTGGGTGCGCACTTTCCGCGCCAGTTTCCGCCAGACCGACAAGCCCGGAGGCTGGGACGATGCCCCCGATGAACGCGGTCTGGCAACGGGCTGGACGGTGCTCGACCGCTGTTTCGACGAGGACGATCCCGAACCCGGCACCGGCGGCAGCGCCGACAACCAGATCACGCCCGAAGCTTCGGCTGCGTGCGGCGGACGCTGGCGTCCCCGGCGCTTCCATTACTACGGTATCGAGAGCCGCCTCGATGCCGGGCATAACCTGTTCGGGCTGGAGAACACCATCACGGCAGGCGTGCGCTGGCATCAGGAGCGCGTGCAGCGCGATCAGTTCCGCAGCAGCGATCCGGCAATTCGCAGCCTCGATTTCGCGCGCAGCCTCACAGGCTCCGCCCACCGCGAGGATGCCGCGATCGATGTCCGCGCCTTCAGCGGCTATGTCCAGAACAGTACGACAGCGGGCGCTGTGACCATCACGGGCGGCTTGCGGTTCGAGCACATCGAGACCACCACGCTGGTGCGCCGCGCTAGCAGCACTGCGGTCGATATCACGGTGGATCAGACCGACACGGTGCTGCTCCCCGGCCTCGGCGCGGTGTGGCAAGTCGCAACCGGCACCGAGATTTTCGGAGGGGTTCATGCGGGCTTCGCGCCGCCGCGCCCGAGCCGCGACATCGGCACGGAAGGCCCGGCCCCGGTTGCGCCCGAACGCTCGACCAATTGGGAGCTCGGTATCCGCAGTCAGCCTCGACCGGGCGTCTCGCTGGAAGCGACCCTGTTCCGCACCGATTTCCGCGAAATCGTGATCAGCAGCGCGCTTGGCAGTTTCGTCAATGGCGGGCGTACCCGGCAGGAGGGGCTTGAGGTGGCAGGGCGGATCGATACCGGGCCGCTGACGGGCAGCGATCACAACCTGTGGCTGCAAGCGGCCTGGACCCACGTTCCCACTGCCCGGTTCGGCACCACCAGCGACGCTGCGTTCAGCGCGGGCGATGGGGGTGTGACCGGCGCGCCGTGCGACGATGACGACGGCTGCTTCAACGGCAATGGGATCATCGCAGGCAGCCGCCTGCCCTATGCCCCGCGCAATACCCTGTCGCTGACTGCGGGCTATCAGCACCCGGCGGGCATCGAGGCACGCTTCGGCCTTGATTACCGCAGCAGCCAGCAGCCCGATCCCTTTGCGCGGGTGCTTGATACTGCGATCAATGCCAGTGGGTGTTCGGATGCACTGTGTTCGGGTCTGGCCGGGGCCATTCCGGCCGTGACCCTGTTCAACGCCGGGTTGTCCTATACGCCGGACAAGGGGCGCGTGACCTTCTTCGCCACGGCCTGGAACCTGTTCGACAAGCAATACCTCGCCAGCCGGGTCGACGGGATGGCGGCAGGGCGCCCGCGCACGATTGTTGGCGGCGTACGGATGCGTTTCTGACCGGGCCTTCGTCCAAAGGTGCAATGTCGCGCGCTGCGCAAACCTGTCATTCAGGCCAGCACAAGAACCAACCATCACAGGGAGAAGACCCGTGGCCCTTCGTTCGATTTCCGCCAGCGCGCTGCTGGCTCTGGCACTGACCGCCTGTTCGGGCGGCGAGCCGGCAGCGGAAGGCA includes the following:
- a CDS encoding TonB-dependent receptor family protein, whose amino-acid sequence is MRNSKGLMLASAALSLPAVAQAESAAAGQEEALTTIIVTGIVPDDSRLMPGSRDVVEREDIEERAPISLRDQLIAIPGINVVEEDAGGLALNIGIRGLDPRRSSRILLMEDGVPIALAPYGDPAAHYAPPVERIERIEVVRGSGQILYGPQTVGGMINFVSTPVPTDGAMVRGEARGGTRGLYGFQGALGTGSEKGGVLIEATARGGDGIRDSHDFDIWEVLAKGRVMLGETHELRLRASHYQERSNITETMLGTLEYEADPFQAPTGRFDRFEQDRTHLQASHVWTPGDKVQLTTTGYWVRTFRASFRQTDKPGGWDDAPDERGLATGWTVLDRCFDEDDPEPGTGGSADNQITPEASAACGGRWRPRRFHYYGIESRLDAGHNLFGLENTITAGVRWHQERVQRDQFRSSDPAIRSLDFARSLTGSAHREDAAIDVRAFSGYVQNSTTAGAVTITGGLRFEHIETTTLVRRASSTAVDITVDQTDTVLLPGLGAVWQVATGTEIFGGVHAGFAPPRPSRDIGTEGPAPVAPERSTNWELGIRSQPRPGVSLEATLFRTDFREIVISSALGSFVNGGRTRQEGLEVAGRIDTGPLTGSDHNLWLQAAWTHVPTARFGTTSDAAFSAGDGGVTGAPCDDDDGCFNGNGIIAGSRLPYAPRNTLSLTAGYQHPAGIEARFGLDYRSSQQPDPFARVLDTAINASGCSDALCSGLAGAIPAVTLFNAGLSYTPDKGRVTFFATAWNLFDKQYLASRVDGMAAGRPRTIVGGVRMRF